The DNA segment ctaaaacttgtagaaaccctaggttgacaattaccgaaaccgggtgtgaacccttTTTCTCATTATCGTTTATTAATCAAAATTTTGTGCGATCGTTACTTTTTAGTTGTCAATCAATTACACCAATTTCTTTAGATTAATCTCACATCTCtcaattaaacaaaaatacaaaaacattctagtaagcttcataaattgtgacattcttgataattcaatcgaatccacacacaaaccacatactcttcgtggttcgaccccttactaccactagttatttgttaagggtaattagggcatataaatattatctttgaccggagcgcatAAATTGTGAGTCGTTTTTTTGGTGTTTGTATTGCATCTTCTAGAAAGCGAGTTGCAGAGGCGTACTAGTAAATTGTTTGTTCATCAATGGCAGCACGAGGTGGAGCAGAAGGTGCAAGAAGAGGTGGTGGAAAGCCACTTCCTCCCTCAGCAAGAGGTCCCCCTATTCACAATAAACCCGGACCCCGGTTTGAACCGGTCGATCGTGAAAAGGTTAGGTTTTGCTCGCTCTCTTCATCCGTTTCCCTTTCCACTTTCATTTTCgtgtgtttttattttgtttttttcagTGCCTGTGAGATTATAGTATTATATCGTTAAGGCATGAGTTATATTGGCTGTTTGATGTTTTTCTAGGGTTTGGGATTGTGTATTGTTTCTGCGGAATTTATTATGTTGTATGCTTTTTAATGTTTTGTGTTTTTATCATCTTATTGGTCTGAAAATTCTTAATTTAAGCTGAACTAGTTACATGGGCCGGGTGAAGGAGGAAGCTGTAATTAAGATTGTTAGGATTGAATTGCAAACACACTTACAAGCAAACTGTAGAAAAGTAATGGCACACGAGAATTTACATGGTTCGGTCTAAGATGACCTACGGTTCACGGGCTGCAACTGGGATACAGTATCGTTGCTCTCTGTTCTCATGATGACGGATGAGAAATTTGAAGTACAATATGTGTTTGAATAGATACTACTAGGGTTACAAAACTTAGTCAACAAGAAAACATAAGTGGCCACTAATAAAGAGATATAGGGctgatcccccccccccccccccccatgtcttCAATCTTTATTATCCCAATAACGTGTCCTTAACTAACCGAGGTCCAGTCCTTCACAAACGCAACAAAGATCATGGGCTAACTACGTACAAAATTGTCAGCTGATTAGCTTGTTTCATGTATTATgaccttggtttaaaaaagcctGCCTTAAGCGCGCTTAAGCGCAAAGCGCATCTAGGCGCAAACCCCGTCGCCTTGTGTGACATAAGGCGCACGATGTACAAGAAGCGCAGCTGAGGCGCGCTTTTTAGGGTGAAAATCATCCTAAGGCGCAGCGGAGGCGTACGCTTTTTGTACATGGGGTGTTTCTATGCTTCTGAGTGTTGTACAATAGGCTTTTTATGCTgtacatttatgttttttttttcattttaaaacatatataaagcttaATTATAGCTAAATCATAGGTATTGGATGCTAAACACTTATGGGATatataaaataagttatataatCACTTTGCGGCTTGCGCTTTGCGTAAGAAAAGCtcaccgcttttgcgcttcgcTTTTTAAAAATCGGTTTTAGACCTCATCGCTTTTGTGCGCTtcccgcttttttaaaccaagattATGACATGAGTCAGATGACATATTATTTTTTGAGAGGAAATGGCTGTTGAACATTCTAAGCATTTAGGAAGGAAAATCTTAGTCAAAGCAAAAGAACGTGCAATGTTGCTTACGAGTAACGTTTTTGAGTTATGACTATATGTTAGAAGATTCAGTGTCAAATTCCAACCTTTTACCACAAATTGTGTGGAGGACTGAGGTGAGCATCCTTTATTTTAAGACACCCTTTCACTAGTTAATTTGGTCACTTGCCAGCAAAAGGAAAGGGGCAATCATGATAATATTTTAAGAAACCACACTAAAGTCTCCTCACTGCTTCAGTTAGTAAATTCATACATTAATGCCCACCTAGATATCAATTATCAAGTGTGTCTACCCCTTCGGTTGGCAACTGATTGCTGAATTAAGTTTTTCAAGATGTTAATAGAGGGTTACTCCTCTTTTCTTGGCTTGTTCTTGTTAAACAATCTTTATCTAACCATAAGCAGGTTACAGAATCTGGTTAGCCATTACTCTTTACATTTGTACGTGCTATAGCCTATTTAAAATCTTCATCTTGTTAAGTTCGGTTCATTTGCGGAAGTATAGTATGCAAAATAAGATAGTCATTCTTCTCTTATCAGTACGCCATTACATTGCTATACTTTTAGTCCTTACTGATGAAGCGTTTTCTTTTACACACAGACTTGTCCATTGCTACTTCGAGTTTTTACCAAGGTAAGAATGCTGTTTTACACACTGTAAACTTTTTTTTAATCAAGAAAATTATCTAAAATAATGCTGTTTAATGGCGTCTTTAATGACGATTTATGAGTGTTCTTGATTTCAAATTTTCAAACAGGTTGGTGGTCATCATAGCCAGGCAGACTTTGCAGTGAGAGGCAAGGAGCCTAAAGATGAAGTTCAAATATACACTTGGATGGATGCTACACTTCGTGAGCTAACCGATTTGGtattttaatttatatatatatatgaatctgTTTTGTACGCTCTTTTAGCATTCATTTTATCATTTGTTTTCTAGGTAAAGGAGGTAGCACCCGAAGCTAGAAGAAGAGATGCTTTGTTGTCATTTGCTTTCGTATACCCTACAAAAACCAGTCATTTTACTGTCAAAGAGGTGACACTTTTTCTTTGTTGGTTTCTCAAATGTTGATGACTTCTATTTTTGTGAATATGATTTACCGTGAACAACTAGGATTAGAACCggcaacattttttttttttggacatGATTCAAAAGTATAGTTAACATTGCTTTGTAATTTTTTGTTTGACGTTTTTGTTGCGTGTTTTGTCTACAAGGTCGGGAAAACCTTCTCATATCCTAATGCAAGACGGCCAGACGACGGCAGCAAGGCTCTTGGCACCCTTAGCTTTGAGGTATTTCTTGTGTTTGACCTGAAAAAAGATCAAGTTTGACTTTTGTACAAATGTACCATAcacaatttatttaaaaaaaaaaaatcttgattTATTTTCAAAACCTGCATCTATGAACCTGTTTCTGACTAGTAGCCAAATTTGCAGATCGGAGATTACCTGGATGTGGCAATTCTATAGACTTCTGTATCATCTTTATATTCCAGTAGTTCTATGTTCCAATTTCGGTCTTATTAAACCGTTATGTCCGtattgtttgtttgtgtgtgCATCTGGGTTTGTGCATCAACTCACAATCAGATAATCGTAGATTTTTGTTGCAGTTAACAAAATCTAAATTCGAGCGGGGATATTCACGCCTCTGCATTGACAAAATTGAATCAAACCAAAGATATTTACTCCGCTGATTTGGATGGTCAGCTTTTTATTTTTTGCTTGGTTGTTTCAACAGAGTAATTACAATTTGGGGTTATATTCGAAATCAATAATCATCATCTTAGTTAAAAATGGTACTTTTAAACAAAAATCTCATTATCATCTTTAAATGGACGAAAGCAGCATTTTCAATACCTTTTTAATGTAAGCTTCTTGGCGTATAAGGTTCATCCCTTACAATGTAAACGAATTAGATAAAATCTAAATGTACTCGAAATCAAAGAAAGTAACAAACTATATGAAGTTAAAATCGAAAACTCTAAGCCGACTTAGATAAAAAAGGGTTTGTGCTCCCACCTAAACCGGCGGTTTGAGAACAGTTAGGATTTcaaacctaaaattgaatcatAAACCGTACCGATTTAGAATTGGTTTGGGCCCAAACCGATTTGACTAGGCTCGAACTTTCAAACCTAAAATCGATTCATAAACGAAAGCGGTTTGAGCCCATGATGAAAATATCAAGACAATTTATGAACCGAACCGGTTTGAGCTAAATCCTGTACACCTCTAACTTCAAGTCAAATATTAAATGTTTGGAGGCCTACACATGAAACTTAAagtcttagagcattcacatcctaaccatcaaattatgtgagaaggggtttttatattataaagggtataaaaagtggttgtgagtagaggagagagaaaatgttactgttcatctgtatatttggggggacactgttcacccgttataattttttaatatattttgaaagtggttgtgagtgaaagtgagagaaaaaggtaatgataatattatttggACCATGCTAATCACACACGCCaaaataattttcacacccctaagcgctccgctttggccaaagcgcggcgcttagggcgacaaaaggtgatacgaggtttcgAATGACTGACTGAGTGACAGACTGACAGACATAAAGTGTGACTAGGTTTCAGTGAGcccgtgaaccctaagcgccgcgctatggccaaagcgcggcgcttcgaTCCCACATTCTGGCTTTAAATCACTGGCCAGACAACGGATTCATCACTCGAATTGTTTTCTGTCGAtcttctttgctctattagttaaattttttgaaaaaacgatgtcgtggttcAGTAACTATCTTTTCGGTGATTATTCTGACGAGTCggttgttcctgattcttacgagggaaccgctatttctgactcgtttgagaaaccggtgtcgtccaacttgagggagacagaggttgtctctggcattcgttatcgtgataacacggtgcagctggatttgaatacccctgtggaggacccttacgcacaacaaggttattcgaatttcggttacggtggcgagtatagctttgtacagcaggagtgttatccaaacgaaagttacggttgtcaacaaggttattcgaatttcggttacggtggcgagcaaagctttgtacagcaggagtgttatccaacccagagttacggttgtgaacaaagctttgaacatcaagtctattcgaatgtcggtgacgatggtgagccggaggatgtgtctgttgacgaggaaggttgttacccggttacattttcgtttgatacaacgcagaccttttcgtcacgtaaagagatggtgcgttgggtacaagacacggcaaaagacaatggttacctcattgtgacaaagaggtcgaataaaagaggagagaattacaagatttggtttcaatgtacttttggtggggagcataagagtgtagctacacagaggaaaacgggtagcaagaaaataggctgcccgttcgagatgatcgggttttcggaatcatccggaagtgtttggaggatcgaggtgacgaaggcgaagcataaccacactcctattgaaaacttcgagggtcacgcgtatgcgagaaggctttcttcggaggacaaaaaactggttaaggagttggcagagcaagatattcgcaaccaaagtatttggcgaacgctgacaaaaaacaatccggctagaaagcttattccgaaagatatacacaacgctgttcagaagatcaacgccgaaaaaaatgtAGGTAACtctccgatgcaaaaacttgaaaacattcttatcgaaaaaaattacacttattacatgcgcacgaatgagatatcgaacgaagttgaagacgtcttctttgttcacgaaaaatcattcactatgtggtgtgccttcccgcatgtgctaat comes from the Helianthus annuus cultivar XRQ/B chromosome 4, HanXRQr2.0-SUNRISE, whole genome shotgun sequence genome and includes:
- the LOC110937708 gene encoding histone deacetylase complex subunit SAP18 → MAARGGAEGARRGGGKPLPPSARGPPIHNKPGPRFEPVDREKTCPLLLRVFTKVGGHHSQADFAVRGKEPKDEVQIYTWMDATLRELTDLVKEVAPEARRRDALLSFAFVYPTKTSHFTVKEVGKTFSYPNARRPDDGSKALGTLSFEIGDYLDVAIL